A stretch of the Bacteroidota bacterium genome encodes the following:
- the fmt gene encoding methionyl-tRNA formyltransferase — protein sequence MGTPEFAVPSLDILIKNGFEICAVITAPDKLSGRGRKLSESAIKTYAISNSIPVLQPTNLKDPEFINDLKKINADLQVVVAFRMLPESVWAMPKLGTFNLHASLLPQYRGAAPINWAIINGETETGVTTFFLNKDIDTGSIIFQDNVEIHKNETAGELHDTLMVKGANLVLKTVNAIISGEFTLTEQTLKKEEINLLKTAPKIFKEITHINWDVPAKNILNLIHGLSPYPTAYTMIKPEGMDAIQLKIFEAEIINTNHQIEIGKIICDGKSKLEIACAEGMILLRDVQLSGKKRMKIEEFLRGFPINKGWIAQ from the coding sequence ATGGGGACACCTGAATTTGCTGTTCCTTCTCTTGATATCCTGATAAAAAATGGATTTGAAATTTGCGCTGTAATTACAGCACCCGATAAACTGTCAGGTCGAGGAAGAAAGTTATCGGAATCCGCCATAAAAACCTATGCCATTTCGAATTCAATCCCCGTTTTACAACCCACCAATTTAAAAGATCCCGAATTTATCAACGATCTTAAAAAAATAAATGCCGATTTACAAGTTGTAGTTGCTTTTCGGATGCTTCCCGAGAGTGTTTGGGCCATGCCAAAACTTGGAACTTTCAACTTGCACGCCTCGCTTCTGCCACAATACAGAGGTGCTGCACCAATCAATTGGGCAATAATAAATGGTGAAACAGAAACAGGTGTAACCACATTCTTTCTGAATAAAGATATTGATACCGGAAGCATCATATTTCAGGATAACGTTGAAATTCATAAAAATGAAACCGCCGGTGAATTGCATGACACCCTGATGGTGAAAGGAGCGAATCTGGTGCTTAAAACGGTTAATGCCATAATTTCAGGGGAGTTTACATTAACTGAACAAACACTCAAAAAGGAAGAAATTAATTTACTGAAAACGGCCCCAAAAATCTTTAAAGAAATCACCCACATCAATTGGGATGTGCCTGCAAAAAACATCTTAAATCTGATTCATGGACTTAGTCCATATCCTACCGCCTATACCATGATAAAACCGGAAGGAATGGATGCCATTCAACTAAAAATATTCGAAGCTGAAATTATAAATACCAATCATCAAATTGAAATTGGCAAAATTATTTGCGACGGAAAAAGCAAATTGGAGATCGCTTGCGCTGAAGGCATGATTTTGCTAAGAGATGTGCAACTTTCGGGTAAAAAAAGGATGAAAATTGAAGAGTTTTTAAGGGGCTTTCCGATAAATAAGGGATGGATTGCCCAGTAG
- a CDS encoding outer membrane lipoprotein-sorting protein — protein sequence MKKTKSILFTIVFIGLVSFLNAQALTAKSIIQKSNDLLLGESSFSEMTMTITRPEWTRTISMQSWSLGEDFYMIYITVPVRDKGQVFLKREQDMWNWMPSINRVIKIPPSMMMQSWMGSDFSNNDLVKQNSIIVDYTHRILGSEIIDGRDCYKIELLPLDDAAVVWGKIIMWISKDEFFQLKSEFYDDYMELVNIATSTEVKNMGDRNLPSVFKIYPANKEGNITELRINHQVFNIKEVNESFFSQQNMKNIRAK from the coding sequence ATGAAAAAAACGAAATCAATCCTGTTTACTATTGTTTTTATAGGTCTGGTCAGCTTTTTGAACGCACAAGCGCTAACTGCTAAATCCATTATTCAGAAATCAAATGATTTATTACTTGGCGAATCAAGCTTTAGCGAAATGACCATGACAATTACACGTCCCGAATGGACAAGAACCATCAGTATGCAAAGTTGGTCTTTGGGTGAAGACTTTTATATGATTTATATAACGGTTCCGGTCAGAGATAAGGGTCAGGTATTTTTAAAAAGGGAACAGGATATGTGGAATTGGATGCCTTCAATAAATCGTGTGATTAAGATCCCACCTTCTATGATGATGCAATCGTGGATGGGATCCGATTTTTCAAACAACGATTTGGTGAAACAAAACTCAATCATTGTTGATTATACCCATCGGATTTTGGGAAGCGAAATTATTGATGGTCGGGATTGTTACAAAATCGAACTTTTGCCACTTGATGATGCAGCGGTGGTTTGGGGTAAAATTATCATGTGGATATCTAAAGATGAATTCTTTCAATTAAAAAGTGAATTTTATGATGACTACATGGAACTGGTAAATATTGCAACCTCAACTGAAGTAAAAAATATGGGTGATCGCAATTTACCTTCTGTTTTCAAAATCTATCCTGCGAATAAAGAAGGAAATATAACTGAACTTCGAATCAATCATCAGGTATTTAATATTAAGGAAGTTAATGAATCTTTTTTCTCACAACAAAACATGAAAAATATCAGGGCTAAATAG
- the idi gene encoding isopentenyl-diphosphate Delta-isomerase encodes MAKQKVVLVDREDNTVGVMGKMEAHELGALHRAFSIFVFNSEGDLMIHQRALSKYHSPGLWTNTCCSHPRLDEEVMDNAHQRLQEEMGFDCELEPAFTFVYKSNVGQGLTEHEFDHVLVGHYDGEPIINKNEVEDWKFMSMNALRDDIDHHPANYTEWFKIAFEKVENYLQSKSLKK; translated from the coding sequence ATGGCTAAGCAGAAGGTTGTATTGGTTGATAGGGAAGATAACACTGTTGGAGTTATGGGTAAAATGGAAGCACATGAATTAGGTGCTTTGCATCGTGCCTTTTCAATATTCGTATTTAATTCAGAGGGGGATTTAATGATCCATCAACGCGCATTATCGAAGTATCATTCACCCGGATTATGGACCAATACTTGTTGCTCTCATCCCAGATTGGATGAAGAGGTGATGGATAATGCCCATCAGCGACTTCAGGAAGAGATGGGATTTGATTGTGAATTAGAACCGGCTTTTACTTTCGTTTATAAATCAAATGTTGGCCAGGGACTAACTGAACATGAGTTTGATCATGTTCTTGTAGGTCACTATGATGGTGAACCGATTATTAATAAAAATGAGGTAGAGGATTGGAAGTTTATGTCGATGAATGCGCTAAGAGATGACATCGACCATCATCCTGCCAATTATACCGAATGGTTTAAAATTGCTTTTGAGAAAGTAGAAAATTATCTTCAAAGCAAAAGCCTTAAGAAATAA
- a CDS encoding 30S ribosomal protein THX — MGKGDKKTKRGKIILGSHGVRRPKIKKNAFIKVEKPVKAEVKVKVEPKEEVSVKAEPKKVPAKKTETAPKPDLKKKSTP, encoded by the coding sequence ATGGGAAAAGGAGATAAAAAGACGAAAAGAGGTAAAATTATTTTGGGTAGTCACGGTGTGAGAAGGCCTAAAATAAAAAAGAATGCTTTTATAAAAGTAGAAAAACCTGTAAAAGCTGAAGTAAAAGTAAAGGTTGAGCCTAAAGAGGAAGTGAGCGTTAAAGCTGAACCAAAAAAAGTTCCGGCTAAAAAAACAGAGACGGCTCCTAAACCTGATTTAAAAAAGAAATCCACTCCATAA
- a CDS encoding HU family DNA-binding protein encodes MNKAELIEAMASSSNLTKADAKRALDSFITATSGALKKGDRVALVGFGSFSVSKRAARKGRNPQTGKEINIAAKKVVKFKPGNELSKKV; translated from the coding sequence ATGAACAAAGCAGAATTAATTGAAGCCATGGCTTCATCATCAAACCTAACAAAAGCTGACGCAAAAAGAGCTCTTGACTCATTCATTACCGCTACTTCTGGTGCATTAAAAAAAGGTGACAGAGTTGCATTAGTAGGATTCGGATCTTTTTCTGTATCAAAAAGAGCTGCCCGCAAAGGCAGAAACCCACAAACTGGTAAAGAAATTAATATAGCAGCCAAAAAAGTAGTAAAATTCAAACCAGGCAACGAACTTTCCAAAAAAGTTTAA
- a CDS encoding translation initiation factor, with amino-acid sequence MAKKKNIEGVVYSTNPHFDYLYKTSEEMETLSPSQQLLKIEFEKKHRGGKTVSIVRGFIGKTADLEALGKILKTKCGTGGSVKDGEILIQGDKRDLVIKLLTDMGYKTKRVGG; translated from the coding sequence ATGGCAAAAAAGAAAAACATCGAAGGTGTTGTTTATTCAACCAATCCTCATTTCGACTATTTATATAAAACATCGGAGGAAATGGAAACCCTATCTCCCTCACAACAATTGCTAAAAATTGAATTTGAGAAAAAGCACCGAGGTGGAAAAACAGTCAGTATTGTTAGAGGATTCATTGGCAAAACAGCAGATTTGGAAGCATTAGGAAAAATATTAAAAACGAAATGTGGAACAGGCGGATCAGTCAAAGATGGTGAAATTTTAATTCAAGGAGATAAACGCGATCTGGTGATTAAATTATTGACTGATATGGGATATAAAACTAAGCGTGTAGGAGGATAA
- a CDS encoding YegS/Rv2252/BmrU family lipid kinase: MPENSILFLINGKAGHGLPKNFEKIIASILKAHDIEFKISFSAYPGHLKSLAIAGVDEGFKTIVVVGGDGSINEAFSALLYTDVKLGIIPLGSGNGLARHLKIPIKFEQALALIVKGNSKLIDSAILNGIPYLSIAGTGFDALVAKHFAKSKTRGFLAYFTLTIKHYFSYKPIKYQITTDNEDFSTNAMLISFSNSNQFGYNISLAPQAVIDDGLLDICVIQKPTFFALPLTAYYLLTKKINKSKYYKRILSKNTTIVCSGESLINVDGEYIEPSKEIKVQIMPLSINILIP; the protein is encoded by the coding sequence ATGCCTGAAAATTCAATTCTCTTTTTAATCAATGGTAAAGCCGGGCATGGTTTGCCGAAAAATTTTGAAAAAATAATAGCATCCATCCTTAAGGCACACGATATTGAATTTAAAATTTCATTTTCAGCTTATCCCGGACATCTAAAAAGCCTAGCCATTGCTGGTGTTGACGAAGGGTTTAAAACCATCGTTGTTGTAGGAGGGGATGGATCGATTAATGAAGCATTTAGCGCACTTTTATATACTGATGTAAAATTGGGAATTATACCTTTGGGTTCAGGAAATGGCCTCGCCCGACATTTAAAAATACCGATTAAGTTCGAGCAGGCACTTGCATTGATCGTTAAAGGCAATTCGAAATTAATCGACAGTGCCATCCTGAACGGCATCCCCTACCTGAGTATTGCCGGAACAGGTTTTGATGCGTTGGTAGCAAAGCATTTTGCGAAGAGTAAAACACGTGGTTTCCTGGCATATTTTACGCTAACCATAAAACATTATTTTTCTTATAAACCGATCAAGTATCAAATAACAACAGACAATGAAGATTTTAGTACCAATGCCATGCTGATTAGTTTTTCAAATTCAAATCAATTTGGATACAATATTTCATTGGCTCCTCAAGCAGTTATCGATGATGGGTTACTTGATATTTGCGTAATACAAAAACCTACTTTTTTTGCACTTCCGCTCACAGCTTATTACCTCCTTACAAAAAAGATTAATAAGAGCAAATACTATAAAAGAATCCTCTCAAAAAATACGACCATTGTTTGTAGCGGTGAATCCTTAATCAATGTAGATGGTGAATATATTGAACCTTCGAAAGAAATTAAGGTTCAAATTATGCCTCTTTCAATAAACATCCTAATTCCTTAA
- a CDS encoding mechanosensitive ion channel family protein — MFERYSNMLKSWLEQIGLTSKIANDITSYFEFIVLILLCLALFVIIKQFIKKSVHQHIKRNQFKWDDALVDKRVFIRFAYLIPLLIINFYSKVIFEEYPITLKILYALFQISALIITMSILNGILNALYTIYESFEVSKVRPIKGYIQVSKIIIYVLGFAFFISILLGKNGIDWLFGFGAFSAILLLVFRDPILGFVGGIQLTSNDMVRLGDWISMPKFGADGNVTDITLTTVKVQNWDKTITTIPTYALVTDYFQNWRGMEESQGRRIKRSINIDMSSVKFCDKQMLEKFKKYDYVREYIEQKNEELEAYNKQYEIDNSIIVNGRRQTNLGIFRAYLKVYLSHKPEINTDMTFMVRQLQPTADGIPMEIYIFSRIKEWVKYEEIQADIFDHILAVIPQFELKVFQQPSGSDFKSIIS; from the coding sequence ATGTTTGAACGGTATTCTAATATGTTGAAGTCGTGGCTTGAGCAGATAGGCTTAACAAGCAAAATCGCCAACGACATAACAAGTTATTTTGAATTCATAGTACTTATTTTACTCTGTCTGGCTTTATTTGTTATTATTAAACAGTTTATAAAGAAAAGCGTTCATCAACACATTAAAAGGAATCAATTTAAATGGGATGATGCTTTGGTGGATAAAAGAGTATTTATCAGGTTTGCATATTTGATTCCACTCCTTATAATTAATTTTTATTCAAAAGTAATTTTTGAAGAATATCCAATTACGCTTAAAATATTGTATGCTTTATTTCAGATTTCAGCATTGATTATTACAATGTCAATATTAAATGGGATACTGAATGCGCTTTACACGATTTATGAATCATTTGAAGTTTCAAAAGTTAGGCCAATTAAAGGTTATATACAGGTTTCAAAAATTATCATCTATGTACTTGGATTCGCTTTTTTTATTTCCATTTTACTCGGCAAAAATGGCATAGACTGGTTATTTGGATTTGGCGCTTTTTCAGCCATTTTATTATTGGTATTTAGAGATCCTATTTTGGGATTTGTTGGGGGAATTCAGCTTACTTCAAACGACATGGTTCGGTTAGGCGATTGGATTTCGATGCCGAAATTTGGAGCAGACGGAAATGTAACCGATATAACACTGACTACTGTTAAAGTTCAAAACTGGGACAAAACCATAACCACAATCCCAACTTATGCCTTGGTTACAGATTATTTTCAGAACTGGCGCGGGATGGAAGAGTCGCAAGGACGTAGGATAAAACGTTCGATCAACATTGATATGAGTAGTGTAAAGTTTTGTGACAAACAAATGTTGGAAAAGTTTAAAAAATATGATTACGTCAGAGAATATATTGAGCAAAAAAACGAGGAACTGGAAGCCTACAATAAACAATATGAAATTGACAATTCAATTATAGTTAATGGCAGGAGACAGACTAATCTGGGTATTTTTAGAGCTTATCTTAAAGTTTATTTAAGTCATAAACCCGAGATTAATACTGACATGACTTTTATGGTCCGTCAACTTCAGCCAACTGCTGATGGTATTCCGATGGAAATTTACATTTTTAGCAGGATTAAGGAATGGGTGAAGTATGAAGAAATTCAGGCAGATATTTTTGATCATATCCTTGCAGTAATACCACAATTCGAATTAAAAGTATTTCAACAGCCCAGCGGCAGTGATTTTAAAAGTATTATTTCTTAA
- a CDS encoding TetR/AcrR family transcriptional regulator: MTPRTHEQFQNIRLDKKTLIMTTALELFANTGYHSTSISDIARNAGISKGLMYNYFISKESLITEILAQGIDSMAEFFDPNNDGVLTDEEMKSFIRNIFEFLKKDKQYWKLYYAVFSQPQVYELIEKKYINLLSGFIEILTNYFKAHGAKDPTKEALLFGALMDGVGLNYVMSPDLYPIDNLVELILEKFCYIKKY; encoded by the coding sequence ATGACTCCTCGAACACATGAACAATTTCAAAACATTCGTCTTGATAAAAAGACGCTGATCATGACTACTGCACTAGAGTTATTTGCGAACACTGGCTATCATTCGACTTCAATAAGTGACATTGCACGTAACGCTGGAATCTCAAAAGGATTGATGTACAATTATTTTATAAGCAAAGAATCACTCATAACCGAAATACTCGCGCAAGGTATTGATTCGATGGCAGAATTTTTTGACCCCAACAATGATGGGGTATTGACCGATGAGGAGATGAAAAGTTTCATCCGAAATATATTTGAATTTCTTAAAAAGGATAAGCAATACTGGAAATTATACTACGCTGTGTTTTCGCAACCTCAGGTTTATGAGTTGATCGAAAAAAAATATATTAATTTGCTTTCTGGGTTCATTGAAATACTGACAAATTATTTCAAAGCACACGGAGCAAAGGACCCCACGAAAGAAGCACTCTTGTTTGGGGCATTGATGGACGGTGTGGGCCTTAATTATGTGATGAGCCCCGACCTTTATCCAATTGATAACCTTGTTGAATTGATCCTTGAGAAATTCTGTTACATCAAAAAATATTAA
- a CDS encoding DNA-3-methyladenine glycosylase: MKFDINYFLSDNVVGIARDLIGKHLFVNIDGVVCGGYITETEAYAGARDKASHAYQNRRTNRTEVMFMQGGRTYVYLCYGMHALLNFVTAGEDVPHAVLIRGFWPTHGMETILSRLGKQVAKSSLFDGPGKLTKALGIKTTHNDLDLQGDQIWVEDLGLNNLKRKIEVGPRIGVGYAGTDALLPYRFVLKQ, encoded by the coding sequence ATGAAGTTTGATATAAATTATTTCCTTTCAGATAATGTTGTTGGAATAGCCAGAGATTTAATCGGTAAACATTTGTTTGTGAATATTGACGGTGTTGTTTGTGGCGGTTATATCACCGAAACGGAAGCTTATGCCGGGGCAAGGGATAAGGCATCGCATGCTTATCAAAACCGAAGGACGAACAGGACCGAAGTGATGTTTATGCAGGGAGGAAGAACTTATGTTTACTTATGTTATGGAATGCATGCGTTGTTGAATTTTGTGACTGCAGGAGAGGATGTTCCGCATGCGGTTTTAATCAGGGGATTTTGGCCAACGCATGGGATGGAAACAATTTTATCGCGATTAGGCAAACAAGTTGCTAAGTCATCGCTTTTTGATGGACCCGGTAAGCTGACAAAAGCTTTGGGCATTAAAACCACCCATAATGATTTGGATTTGCAGGGAGATCAAATCTGGGTTGAAGATTTAGGTTTGAATAATTTGAAAAGAAAGATCGAGGTCGGTCCAAGAATTGGAGTTGGCTATGCAGGGACTGACGCTTTATTGCCTTACAGGTTTGTGTTAAAACAATAA
- a CDS encoding tetratricopeptide repeat protein: MAKNVNKAEDKIVAVEEALSKTEHFIENNQKILSIVVGVIILVVSGYFAYQKLYVTPMEKEARSQMFMAEMYFAKDSLDLALNGDGNYLGFLDIIDEYGSSKPAKLANYYAGICLLKKGEFENAIDYLKSYSIKDKVIATMATGAIGDAYLELKDYKKATTYYLEAAKKDNNSFTSPIFLLKAGRAYEIQQEYSKAASTYERILNEYKLSMEARNIEKDIARAQGLAK; this comes from the coding sequence ATGGCAAAAAACGTTAATAAAGCAGAAGATAAAATTGTTGCTGTAGAAGAAGCATTAAGCAAAACCGAACATTTCATCGAAAACAATCAGAAGATATTGTCAATTGTTGTTGGAGTTATTATTTTAGTAGTATCAGGATATTTTGCATATCAAAAATTATACGTAACTCCGATGGAAAAAGAAGCACGTTCTCAAATGTTTATGGCTGAGATGTATTTCGCTAAGGATTCACTCGATTTGGCGCTGAATGGAGATGGCAATTATCTGGGGTTTCTTGACATTATAGATGAGTATGGATCATCAAAACCGGCTAAACTGGCCAATTATTATGCCGGTATATGTTTACTTAAAAAAGGTGAATTTGAAAATGCCATTGATTATTTGAAATCTTATTCCATTAAAGATAAAGTGATAGCAACCATGGCAACCGGAGCAATTGGCGATGCTTACCTCGAATTGAAAGATTACAAAAAAGCCACAACCTACTACCTTGAAGCAGCAAAAAAGGATAATAATTCTTTTACCTCTCCTATCTTCCTTCTAAAAGCAGGAAGGGCTTACGAAATTCAGCAGGAATATTCAAAAGCTGCTTCTACCTATGAAAGGATATTAAATGAGTACAAACTGAGTATGGAAGCCAGAAATATTGAAAAGGACATTGCCAGGGCGCAAGGCTTAGCAAAATAA
- a CDS encoding methyltransferase domain-containing protein yields the protein MKLDKEYWNLQYEQNKYGWDIGYPSTPIKNYIDQLTDKSIKILIPGAGHAYEAEYLYNHGFINTFVLDYAEKAITKFKARIPDFPESQILVEDFFKHDKQYDLIIEQTFLTSLPRMMREAYSRKMHGLLKDNGKLVGLVFNHEFYNDSPPYGGTPEEYKLLFNPYFKLKIFEVSYNSIKPRQEREHFFILIKK from the coding sequence ATGAAATTAGATAAAGAATATTGGAATCTTCAGTACGAGCAAAATAAATATGGATGGGATATCGGATATCCTTCTACCCCAATCAAAAACTACATCGATCAACTTACTGATAAATCAATAAAAATACTTATCCCCGGAGCAGGCCATGCTTATGAGGCCGAATATTTATATAATCATGGGTTTATAAATACTTTTGTGTTGGATTATGCAGAAAAAGCAATTACAAAATTTAAAGCAAGGATTCCTGATTTTCCTGAATCTCAAATTTTAGTTGAGGATTTTTTCAAACATGATAAACAATACGATCTTATTATTGAACAAACATTCCTCACTTCGCTACCCCGTATGATGAGAGAAGCATATTCCCGAAAAATGCATGGCTTACTTAAGGATAACGGGAAACTTGTCGGTCTGGTTTTTAACCATGAATTTTATAATGACTCACCGCCATATGGAGGAACCCCGGAGGAATACAAATTGCTGTTCAACCCTTATTTTAAACTTAAAATCTTCGAAGTTTCTTATAATTCGATTAAACCGCGTCAGGAAAGGGAACATTTTTTTATTTTAATAAAAAAGTAG
- a CDS encoding RecQ family ATP-dependent DNA helicase, producing MQEEIIQSVLDGKDTLALLPTGGGKSICFQVPGIMMEGVCLVVTPLIALMKDQIENLKQRGISAYAIYSGMHQNEVSLAFNACIYNRSKFLYVSPERLESPVFIENIKKVKVNLLVVDEAHCVSQWGYDFRPPYLRIPEIKLYLPKVPTLALTATATPDVVDDIQAKLKFKQKNEFKVSFNRPNLTYSVFHEEDKLSRLLKVYSRIKGSGIIYVRNRRKTKEIADFLNLNHIKADYYHAGLDIKSRSQKQNKWKKSKDSVMVATNAFGMGIDKPDVRFVAHLDLPDNLESYFQEAGRAGRDEKEAYSFILVENADLINLKKNFALAFPPINMIKDVYQALGNYTQLAVGSGKEAAFDFELVDFCERFKFQPLIVFNALKFLEKESYVLLSDGFDSQAKIRFVVNRENLYKFQVENSFYDLFIKLLLRSYSGLFQDFTNISEIELAKRASVDEQTVVKYLKRLAQYEILDYIPQKSKPQLIFLKERIDTSHLFISKENYSSLKKAANHRLNKVIAYIETNNKCRSQQLLSYFGERDSKRCGNCDVCMKRNRVKLSNAEFEQILGQIKPLLLTKACFLQEIIDHLEMFNENDVIGVVRWLQDNGNVEVNEKNQLSWRKQLGLNF from the coding sequence ATGCAGGAAGAAATCATTCAATCTGTGTTGGATGGAAAGGATACGCTTGCCTTATTGCCGACCGGAGGTGGAAAGTCTATCTGTTTTCAGGTGCCGGGCATCATGATGGAGGGAGTATGCCTGGTTGTTACCCCTTTGATCGCTCTGATGAAAGATCAGATTGAGAATCTGAAGCAGAGAGGGATCAGTGCCTATGCAATTTATTCGGGGATGCATCAGAATGAAGTGAGTTTAGCCTTTAACGCTTGTATTTATAACAGAAGCAAGTTTTTATATGTTTCGCCCGAGCGACTTGAATCTCCTGTTTTTATCGAGAATATAAAAAAAGTAAAAGTTAATTTACTGGTGGTAGACGAGGCTCATTGCGTGTCGCAATGGGGCTATGATTTTCGCCCGCCTTATCTTCGTATTCCTGAAATTAAACTTTATCTGCCGAAAGTCCCAACGCTTGCTTTAACAGCAACTGCAACCCCTGATGTGGTTGACGATATTCAGGCCAAACTAAAATTTAAACAAAAAAATGAGTTTAAGGTAAGTTTTAATCGCCCTAACCTGACTTATTCTGTTTTTCATGAAGAGGATAAACTAAGCCGATTATTAAAGGTGTATTCCAGGATTAAAGGATCAGGGATTATTTATGTTCGAAACCGTAGAAAAACAAAAGAAATTGCCGATTTCCTGAACCTGAATCACATTAAGGCCGATTATTACCATGCAGGTTTGGACATCAAGAGCAGATCGCAGAAACAAAATAAATGGAAGAAGAGCAAAGATAGTGTTATGGTTGCAACCAATGCATTTGGGATGGGGATTGATAAACCCGATGTCAGGTTTGTGGCACATCTCGATTTGCCCGATAATTTAGAATCCTATTTTCAGGAGGCCGGCAGGGCCGGGAGAGATGAGAAAGAAGCATATTCTTTCATTTTGGTTGAAAATGCAGATCTCATTAACCTGAAAAAGAATTTTGCTTTAGCCTTCCCTCCAATCAATATGATCAAGGATGTTTATCAGGCTCTGGGGAATTACACCCAACTGGCTGTTGGAAGCGGAAAAGAAGCGGCATTTGATTTTGAGTTGGTCGATTTTTGTGAGCGGTTTAAATTTCAACCGCTCATTGTTTTCAATGCTTTAAAATTCCTTGAAAAGGAATCATATGTGCTCTTAAGCGATGGGTTCGACAGTCAGGCAAAAATCAGGTTTGTCGTTAATCGTGAAAATCTTTATAAATTTCAGGTCGAGAATTCATTTTACGATTTATTTATTAAACTATTGCTTCGCTCTTATTCAGGTTTATTTCAGGATTTCACAAATATCAGCGAGATCGAATTGGCCAAAAGGGCATCTGTTGATGAGCAAACCGTGGTGAAATATTTAAAACGCCTGGCACAATATGAAATTCTTGATTATATCCCTCAAAAGAGTAAACCTCAGTTAATATTTCTGAAAGAAAGAATTGATACAAGCCATCTTTTTATTTCCAAGGAAAACTACAGCAGTTTGAAAAAAGCTGCTAATCACCGTTTAAATAAGGTGATAGCATATATCGAAACGAATAATAAATGCAGAAGCCAGCAACTCTTAAGTTATTTCGGCGAAAGGGATTCGAAAAGATGCGGTAATTGTGATGTGTGTATGAAGCGGAATCGTGTGAAATTAAGCAATGCCGAATTTGAACAAATTTTAGGGCAAATAAAACCACTGCTGCTCACAAAAGCTTGCTTTCTGCAGGAAATTATTGATCATCTCGAAATGTTTAATGAAAATGATGTGATTGGGGTGGTACGTTGGCTTCAGGATAACGGGAATGTTGAAGTGAACGAAAAAAATCAATTGAGTTGGAGAAAACAGTTGGGTCTGAATTTTTAA
- a CDS encoding RNA methyltransferase has product MDIKIQQALYDFMAQFLTEDKKEKFERIIKERTRHLTVVLEDIYQSHNVSAVLRTCDCYGIQDVHIIENQNKYNLCKEVELGSSKWLNLNRYNKNPNNTLDAFSRLREQGYRIVATSPHKNDQVLDELLVDKKIALVFGNELSGLSRLAMENADEFVKIPLHGFTESFNISVSAAIFITKLIDNIRKSGVSWELTEPEKLEVLLNWTRNVLRNPVVVEKEFFKKNC; this is encoded by the coding sequence ATAGATATCAAAATTCAACAGGCCCTATATGATTTCATGGCGCAGTTTTTAACCGAGGATAAAAAAGAAAAATTTGAAAGGATCATAAAGGAAAGAACACGTCATTTAACAGTTGTGTTAGAGGATATTTATCAATCGCACAATGTAAGTGCAGTTTTAAGAACCTGTGATTGTTATGGGATACAGGATGTTCATATTATTGAAAATCAAAACAAATATAACCTTTGCAAAGAGGTGGAGTTGGGATCGTCAAAGTGGTTAAATTTAAACAGATACAATAAAAATCCAAACAACACACTGGATGCTTTCAGTCGATTGAGAGAACAGGGCTATCGGATTGTGGCAACAAGCCCACATAAAAATGATCAGGTTTTGGATGAGTTATTGGTAGATAAAAAGATTGCACTTGTTTTTGGAAATGAATTGAGTGGTCTTTCGCGACTGGCGATGGAAAATGCAGATGAATTTGTTAAAATTCCGTTGCACGGGTTTACCGAGAGTTTTAACATATCAGTTTCTGCAGCGATTTTTATTACCAAGTTAATTGATAATATTAGAAAATCTGGCGTTTCGTGGGAGTTAACCGAACCCGAAAAACTGGAGGTATTGCTTAATTGGACCAGAAATGTATTGAGGAATCCTGTGGTTGTTGAGAAGGAGTTTTTTAAAAAGAATTGTTAA